The DNA sequence CGACCTGATCATCTATGGTGCCAACTATTTTCAAGTCTCTTGAATCTCTTGGATATGATATTGCacctatataattttttgaataatttattttttttaatttgttattctTGATTATCACTTATTGTTTCAtccaacttataaattaatccCCATGCATTGTTAATGTTTCGTAattgataaattactaattgtaTAGGATTCAAGCGTTTATATGAAATGAAGTTGGTACAAGCACAATTCCAACAACTTCTCTCTCGTATGTGTGAAGCGATTCCAACTAATACAAGTTCAGAAAATGTAAGTGATATTATTGCGCCAGCAATCTTCAGTGCTATCAACAAAGGGAACTTTGAATTTGTTTATCATATAGTCATGAAAACACATCCAGATCTTTTGGTTATCAAAGATGTCACTAATAGAAGGAGCATATTCCTATTGGCGGTCCTCCATCGTCAACATAAGATCTTTAGCCTTGTATACaacttaaaaaagaataagTTTCTACTAAATGTGGAAGATGACTCCAAAAATAGCATATTGCATACGGCAGGGATGTTAACAGAACATACTATTGATCACATAAGAGGTGCAGCTTTGCAAAAATAGCAAATGCAAAGAGAAGTTCAATGGTTTAAGGTCAGCTCCATCCATCTCTCCCTGCTTTATCATTTCGCTCTTGACCTTACACTCTTTAAACTAATCTAGAGGTAGATTTTCAAAGAGAGCCCTCCCATTTGTTGTactttaatattgttttaaaatctaCATTTATTACCAAATTTATTGATAGGTAGAGAAATTACCATTATAGGATTAATTTGCTgctatgttttaaaaaaaattcttttattttctgttcttttttaaTTCCCCTACATTAATGTAGGGAATGTGGGGTGGAAAATTAAATCTATATCGCTTAACTTCAAAACAgtggtattttttattttaagaactCTACTATGGAATCATATATCTTAATTAGAAACTTCAAGGACTCTGGAAGTATTATATTCGTATATAGTACGTAATAGAATAACTTTGCTTTGTTTTCTATGTTTGTTGGTGTTGCGAGATTGTTGCTAAGCATTTATTATAAGAGAGCTAAATTAATTATTCCCGTCAAATTTTCATTCTAGAAATATGATAAACAGattaaactgaaaaaaaaaatttcaaatttgaaaatagaaCTATCATTACAATTCTTTacacattcattttttcacatgaataacgtttttataatataagttataaaattatattcttttctAGGAATACTGTGAGGGCCCAAGtttgttgtatttttatttaattactacGGAGGCCCAGAGGCTTGAACGTTGCTCCCCACTGCCGCTGCATCCATCGTAGCCCAAGCCCGTCATTCATGGCACTGCTCGAGGCCCCTATCTCATTGTCCAAAAGTCTCGCTCGCCGCCATCGAGACTAAGCCCATTTCCACCCTTCGAGAAATCCATCACCAAGCCTCTCCTCCCACTCAATCTCTTCCTCAAACCTAAATTTATATTTCCCCCTTAAAAGATTTCCAACCCATGTGGTTGAGGGAATTTTTTTCGAGGGTTTCGTCGTGCGCCGCAGTGGGGTGCCGCAACTAGGAGCTCTCTAGAGGCCGTTCGAgcacccctcccccccccccccccccctttcacTTTTTCCCCTTCATTTGGTATCTTCCCGCCCCTCTCAAATTTGCCCAAAACCCATGCCCAAGCCACCCATTTAGGGTTCTGCACTGCTGCCAACCACCGCCATCTACCGTGATCTTCCCCTTCTCAACCCTTCATCTACATTAGATTTTCTAGCCATTGTTCTTTTACTAGTCAATCCCTCGTTTGTCCAGATCTGTCCCTTTCACCTTGCCCCTCCTCTGCCATTGACGTGCTGCCTGGATTTGTCTTTGTCCACCATGTGCTGCCACTACTGCCGTTGTGTTCCGCCACTCTTGGTAGAACCACATGGCGCTCATGCACACGCTCATGCTGTCTTGCGTTGTAAGTAACTCTCCAACGCAACCCTTGAGATTATGATTTGATTTATTCACTACTGCTCTCTGCAGTTTGGTTGTGTTGAAAAGTGAAGTGTTGGGAATAATCATTGTAGTTGTTATTTGAATTTGGACCATGGGCCGGATGGAGGTTGGGAATTATGCGTATAGTTTGGATTGTGAAATTGTTGTGATGTGTGTTATGTCATCTCATCCAATATACTGCCTGTCATGCATCTGCACATTTATTGCTATTACTGTGTTGTTTTGATTACCCAATTGTGCTGTGTTATGCCATGTTGTATGAGTTGGAAACTGAGTTTTCGTGTTCTCGTGATAACATGTGGGTGCGTGTGTTTCAtgaccccaagtcgagatggggtattatgtaacagcccgctagaaattcaatggtgaaatttctattggctttaggaatctcgtgaagaccccataagttttcacaaatctattaatcgtataggttttagtctaactatatagttagtgttatcccCTCTCTTGCGCGCGACGGAGAAACTTCGAGCTAGAGGAGATCGCGGCGATTTCTGGTCGGCTTCCTCTGTGCGTGGTGGTGGACTTCGAACTAGGAGTAACGCGGTTCCAGTTGCTGCCACGGAGGGATGCTTCGAGGGATCGTGAGGTGGGGCTGGGCTACGACGTTGTCAATGGCGGCACGAGCTGGTTCGATGGTGACAGATTGGCTTATGCTGTTAGGAAAGAAACGGTGGTTTCCGTTTAGCGTTGGTGGTGGTTGTAGGGGGGAGTTGGCATTGCTCTGTTTTGGAAGAGAGAAACAGGGAGGAGTTTTGGCGTGGAGGATAGGACCTTTGGCAGTGCTCTGTTTTGGCGTAGAGACTAGAGAGAAACAGGGGCTTCACGGTGAAGGGTGGTGGCAGCATGGAGGAGGCTCAAGGTGTGGAGCTAACCGTGGAGGTGGCTGCATATTGGGTTGGTTTGGTGGTTAGTTAGCCGTGGCCATGAGTATTAAAGGAGTTAGTTTTTGTTGTGAAATGAACGAGTATGGAGAGGTCGATAGAGCCCCAGTCGGCATCGAAGACGACGGAGGTGGGGCTTACATGGAGGAGGATGACAGAGTCACCAGGGTGGATGTAGTGGTGGACGGCCCAACGGACAGCGTAGGCGGACTCATCGGAAAGATCGACGGCCACGACGAAAATGCGGAGGACGTGCTCGCAGAGGTGCTCGCAGTGGCTACTGCGGACGGACGAGAGAGAAGAACTCTTACTGTTACAACAGACGGGAGGGAAAACCATAGAACTTTCATACAAGGCGTcgtctgtccgagagagaagaACTCGCAGAGGCTATAGCTGACTCATCCGAAGCACCTTTCGTGTTTTCCCTCCTTTtactgttttgtttgttttttttttacttgccaCGTCATCAATGGTCTGCATTTTCGTCTGCGGTATGCTTGCATATAGAATGACTCATCTTTTTATATGTCATGCATGACGTTTGAACTGTATGTACGTTCTAAATCCACTGCTTCTCTCACTCATAGATAAAGTTGGAAGGGTATCATCAAGATGAGTTGGCATGTACGTACTAGGTTTCTTCTGTATGTTGGAATGGTATCATCAAGATGAGTTGGTATGTGGCATGTCCGTACTAGGTTTATTTTGTAGATGAGTTGGCATGTACGAACTAGGTTTCttctgtattattattattatttttttcaaggcaaatttcttcttaattattactggagaaatgagatgatttttgaAGCTATAATTTGTacctaattatttatttatttatttaatagttaagttACGGTACAATAATGGTAATAatacaaacatacataaatacattattatattattaacattcaagagagatttattattaccattattgaatttatgtatttttttttatgaatgttaaaaatattaaaaacatatttgaaaaaaaataacaattataatgaTCAATTAGAATCATCGGTTCTAATAGCATGATCCATATTATACTAAGAAGTTTAGTATCATATAATCAAGAAGTTTGAAGTCCACATTTATTGAAATTACCCACGCATTCTTATATAGTAACGCAAAGATCTACCAATTTACTCAACAAATTGGTTAGTCGTCAAGcatgcaattatttaataacAAATCAATAAcattaagtaaataaattatatatcacCAATCTTGGTAACAAAtggaaatctttttaaaaactctttaaaggtaaaaccatatgtgGCAGTCAAACCCagaaaaactaattttattatttgaaactCAAGTTATAAATAAGTTTCAATTACAAAACATTTGTCAATTGGATCTTTTACTTGATACGATAAATGACCCGTTTGTCTTTACTGTAGTAACAACCAGAACCTCTGACGATTTTCAAACATTAGCTTTTCTTCTGGAACTCTTATGGCTGAATCACGATCACTCAATCTCCAACATGGATCACGAACACACTTGATGAGAGAAAAATAACTAGAAAATTCTCAAGGAGTTTTCTCACACATATGCACTTGGAAAGACTCTCCAAGATCTCCAAGGTCAAAACTCTATTGATCCTAACTGCACGCTAGGATCCTATAAATATCTTATTTGAAAGTAGTTTGAATTGCAATAGGATTCTACTGACAGAGTAACTCTGTCACGACGGATTCTACTAATGGAATGATGACATCTGGTACTTAATCTTCTCAGCAATAGCAGTTTCCCATTCAAGCTCTTCTCTGGATAAGACCATAACCCTTAAAACTCGACTCCAATATTTTTGACTtatctaaaatatttacaaacatcTTTGAGATAGACTCAAAGTAATTATAGATAAAGTCAAGGTATTTgacattcatccaaattacaaaaccaaaaataagatgaaatctATCATCTTAGTCACCTAGTTCTTGCCAGACTCTTACATCTATAAAgccaaattatctcatctcatctcatctcatataatcattacaaatttctaaaactcccacacaaaatataataaacaattcaacttttttaatacCTTAACTTACCAATTATGAGGTCAGAACACCTTAACTTaccaaaattcttaaaacaaccaAGTCTGTATTTCGGGCACCCTAAACCTGTTTTGTTGAAGTTGGAGCATAATGGAGAGAATTAACTAACACAAGAATTAGGCCAAAAGAAAGAGGTTTAACTTGAAATCCGGTTGAACAATATGTTGGTGGCATGTCATGTCAAGACGAGGTTTGACATATTCATGGTTCTATCTCTACGATGTGACAAATTttaatgcacctaatttcttttccctttctaATTCACACTAACTTATATGCCTCTAATTCCCAAATGATATTGCAACTTCAATTCACTACCGTGCAAATCTTTTCACTGAAAGTCATTCGGGAAAAGACAACTTGGATATATATGTTCCTCCAGATGAGCGTTTCAGCCCCAAGAAACTATTTGCATTTATATTGACCTCATTCTAGGCTACCATACATTTCCTAAGCCCGGAGGAAAAATCACTGTTCCAACAAGATTTTAGTAGTTTTCACACATTTGAAGAGACACACAGAATGTTTTCTAGTAATAGAAGCCATGCAGTGGAAGAATGGGTTAAAGGGATTCTAAAGAAAGGGGTGCCAGAAGCGCTTTATAGAGAAGTCATTCATGCAAGCAAGAAAAACCCATTGAAATTTCCATTGCCTCAAATTATAGCAGGTCGAGTACCACATCATCAATCTATAGAGTGCAATAGACaaactttttcattttcatctttggttttattttctattatcaGAAAATGGAATGGCATGGTTGGATGATGAGAAGTTTGGGCACCAGATGCTTGCTGGAATTAATCCAACACGAATCCAGTGCTTGGAGGTACCTTCTAGCCTTATGGGCCAGGTTTAAGCAAATGTCACAGCTAAGGTCCATATATTTAAATTGTTTCAGCATCTTGTATATGTTGAAAGTATATCTACAACAGTGCCTTAAAgcaagaatttctttctcttgaTTCACAATTTTCAAGTACTAAGATAAGTACCTCAGGGTAGATGTGTTCAGCCTTACTGGTTGGCAATTTCACCACTGCCAGGTATATAAGTGTAATATTCGTATGCCTAACTGATTGAAATGTTTACTATGACTTGACTTGCAGGTATCTCCGCCACAGGACAAAATTGGAGTGAGAAGTTCAATAAAGAGATCACACATAGAGCACAACCTTGGTGATCTGACTGTTGTTGAGGTAAAGGAAAACACTAACCTAAGTAGTAGTTTTACTAACAGCATGCAAAAATAATGGCGAAGGGTATAATTGTTGGATCAGAAATTCAAGCAAATATTTGAGGTCAGTTCTCAGGCATGACTTCTCTTTTTTTAACTTCCATTGAATTCACAGGCAATGAATCAATGGAATCAATGGAGGCTATTCATTTTAGATCACCATGACTACCTAATGCCATATATAAGCAGAATAAACACAAAGGGTGTTTGTGTTTATGCATCTCGAACACTACTATTCTTAAGGAGTGATGACACGCTAAAGCCAATAGCAATAGAACTTAGCTTGACTGGCTCGAATGATGGCAACGAGATCAATAGGGTGTTTGTTCCATCAAGTCAAGGGACTGGAGCAGCATTGTGGCAGCTTGCTAAAGCTCATGTTGCAACTAACGACTCTGTCTATCATCACCTAATCAGCCATTGGTGAGTTGAGCAATTCTGTGCACCCGAGTTTAactattcctatatatatatatgcttatctACCTAATAATGGGCAGAGGTATTCTTACCTAATAGTTGTACATACTTGTGACAATATATCTGGGAATGGTCAGGACTTTGTTCCGGACACCAAGTtcccataaaatatatatatatatatatattatatgaaaatatacaTTGTTTTTTTAGGCTGCAAACCCATGCAATAGTCGAACCATTCATCATTGCCACTAGAAGGCAGTTGAGTGAGATGCATCCGATCCATCGTTTACTGAATCCTCATTTCAAAGACACCATGCACATAAATGCATTGGCTCGGAGAATCCTCATCAACTCAAGAGGAATCcttgagaaaatattgttttcTGGTGAAGTCTCCATGGAGTTGTCTTCTGAGCTTTACAAGCTGTGGAGATTTGATAAGCAGGGCCTTCCTGCTGATCTAGTTAAAAGGTACTCCATGAAATTATCATTGATTTTCCATGCGTGCAAGTTAAATTGGCTAGATAATCTAGAACAAGTGGAAATCACATTCTCTTTTGCCAGCACCTTGTTCTTTTGCCATTAAAATTCCCGATTCCTCTCCTGGTAATCTATGAGATCTTCTAGCTGGATCTATGGATAGGAGATCAGTGTGGAAATTTTGTCATGTCACAGCTGCCACAGATGCAACCTAgggaatgcatttttttttttcttttttcccaggATTTAGAGAGCATCTATACCTCCATATTCTGATAATTAGATCTTCATGGAAAAATTCCTCCAAAGGTATGGCCTTGGAAGATGAAGATCCAAACAATCCCACTGGAGTTCAGCTACTCTTTGAGGACTATCCCTATGGAGCAGATGGACTTGAGATATGGACTGCCATCAAGACATGGGTCACAGAGTTTTGCTCAATCTTCTACGAAGACGATAATTCTGTCGAGACTGATTTAGAACTCCAAGCATGGTGGTGGGAAATACAATATGTAGGTCATGGCGATAAGTGCCATGAGGAATGGTGGTATCAAATGACAACATGCTCAACCCTAATAGAGACTTTAACAATTCTCATATGGATAGCATCTGCAATCCATGCTTCAGTGAACTTTGGGCAATACACATATGCTGGTTATCCTTCCAATCGTCCCACACTATGTCGAAAGTTCATTCCAAAGGAAGGAACATTTGAATATGCTGAATTCCTCAAGGATCCAGACAAATACTATCTTAAGATGTTGCCTGACACATTTGAAATGTCCATTGGTGTAGCATTAAAGGAGGTCCTCTCATGGCACACATCAGACGAAGTGTACTTGGGCCAAAGGCCATCTGAGTGGACAGATAATGAAGAGGTTCGACAGAAATTTGAGAAGTTTAATGGCACACTTAAAGAGATAGAGGGAAAAATCGTGAGCCGGAATGGAGATCCCAAGCTCAAGAACAGATGGGGTCCTGCAAAAGTACCATTCAATTGTTTATACCCAGATACATCCAATATTGCTTCGAAAGTCGGCATCACGGGAAAGGGGATTCCTAACAGCATATCCATTTGACATGTCCAACATATCCAATTGCTTCACACAatggtgattttatttatttatttgataggTACTTCACCTCGGTACAAATGGTTTTGTTCATTTCAGCAAATGTTTGTTTGGCGTACATTTTACTCAGAGTAATACCTCATCAAGTGTAGTCCCACTCCAACTGAGATGCACTGTTGctctgcattaaaaaaaaaatgatcccGTTTTTGTAAACAAAACCTGGTCCGCCATTAACgttggaaatattttcaaaataatatatattatatttattattaataatatgttggaatttatttttgaaagttacgaattattttagaaagagAGAATAAGGAAAGTATATAAGCTGCAATTAGCTTatggttataatatttttaaaattaaatacttGGCTTGGTGATATAGAACATTTGATTTGATCGATCAAGGAACCTTTTTAaggtttataactttatattgGAAAATCCTATGCATTGGCGTGGCTCATGTGAATATGCACTTTGCAAATACTACTCGGGACTCGAACTTGGGCAAACCTGATGGAAGTAGGCGACATGACCGTTGGACTGGGTGTAACAATTGTGTCACTTTGTAACAAGCATAATTAATATACCTCTTCGGATCAGATAAAAGAATGAACTTTTCATTCACATCCTTTAGCCTTCTATAAATAGACTTATTGGCCTACGAATTTCATATAGAAAATAGAATTATacaatctcaaaattttgaaattctctctctttcaaaagtcttcatttcttcaaaacttGTCATTAGGATCTGTTCATTCTGCATAAAACAGATTTATAATCTCttggttgaatagtaaaatcTGAGAGTATTCGTAGTCTAATTTCATGTGTGCATAGCGCAATTAGATAAATAGACTTGTTCTAGATTTCATTGTATCTTTGAGgtaaatttatttgtaatccattgtgacgctcccaaattccgtttgggatcggacggacatttgaagcgtcgagacatgcaacacaaggttacctgcccccgttcatgacatataagatgcaatgttcctaacatgcatctaacattatgcaatattcgcagtggataaattttttctttagcaatactatgcaccaaattgaaaatatcccaaatgcttaaaacatacttcatacacaaagacccattgaacaactaagatcacaactcgagtccaaaatggttatgatccaaaaagtactagagatgcaactccatcatacaagtagtaatttacgttaactactatattaacactgacgtcgcaccgtcgctcagtcaactgtgtctagttggtcagctcctgattctccttcaggtcctgtaacaagatctaccattcggggggaatggtagttgggactaccacaatgagatttgattacaaatctcagtaagttaacaaaaaatttctaCATAGGCTAATGATAcatggatgatagtaaaagcatgaatacataatcaaattcataagtgattaaagcataacttgaggtacaacatagcataactgacataacttaaattgaaatgtgaactgaacttgacttaacataaacgcgatctgaaacttattcattAACTGCTtgaatacatactccacaattgttgtggccctatgtattctacgtaccacaattgttgtgtctcatgtagtgtatgcatcacagttgttgtgaccccatacataagtaatcacaACATAACTTGATATACAACAttgcataactgacataacttaaattgaaacgtgaactgaactaattatttaactgcttaaatacaaactccatagttgttgtggcccatgtattctacgtgtcacaattgctgtgtttcacgtagtgtatgcgtcacaattgttgtgaccccatacataagtaatcaaagcataacttgatgCACAACATTGTacaactgacataacttaaattgaaacgtgaactgaacttattctttaactacttaaatacaaactccacagttgttgtggccccatgtattctacgtgtcacaattgatgtgtctcacgtagtgtatgcgtcacaattgctgtgaccccatacataagtaatcaaaacataacttgacgtacaacataacataattggcataacttaaattgaaacgtgaactgaacttattctttaactgcttaaatacatactccacagttgttgtggccccatgtattctacgtgtcacaattgctgtgtctcatgtagtgtatgcgtcacaattgttataaccccatacataagtaatcaaagtaTAATTTGACATACTTGAGATATGGTTATATtgtaacatgacttaaacatgtatcacacaacatttcataacatgatatcacatgtaatggaaacataattaacatgacatacttgtaacagtgaacatgacatgacatacatgtaatagatggcatatttaacattatgtacttgcaatatatgacagaatatcttgtgtaatagatgaaactgatgacagaataaattctgtgtaacagacaaatatgtgataacttggcatggcatgtcatatatgataacacacatacatacactgtagttcctttacttagcacacatacacattagactattagtaagttaaaagctaacttacctcgatctccgtgtttcttataaaacctcaagcgcgatcacgaggaactgtaattagtgattctaaaagttagaactaaatcactaataatttgaaatatggaaaatactaacttaaagagtaaaatttccattttaccctttacatgtagaaaaatgaccgttttacccctaacttaaggattttgcatgctaactccaaaagtcaccaaaatttacatgcctcatgtaaattttatcctaaactcaaatattaatttagaaaaatttaaaactaatcacaactattaaaactctatagggccgaaattcccatatgctattccattgatttttgtttctaacttgttttggttaaccttttgatctatgacttataaagatgtgatcttcaaaccaaaccttcacatgatttaaaaagatgtcctaaaacatatataagcttctaattcaagatcacatgattaaacattaaccaaaacataaattgagccaagaacatccacactttggactatccgaacatctctttgcataatatttcatatctttgaaactaacatcaaatatcttcaaaataatattctaatatgtatataagaggcttaggatcctccaataaaattatcaaagccattggaatacgtttaaaccaccaaaaatttaaactttcttaaaacagaaactatttttcctcttccagtttctaagtttctagatctaagaaaatatttcatcaaaacctttaatcatgtaacaaatcctcaaccaataatcatatacacatgttaacaatacttcataaaaatttcggaccaagatctatctattagcttggtcaaaaagtctaaaatataacatattctccagtttatctctcagaatgacctttttagagtttaaacaatatttgactgaataaattatcttcaaatgtaacaaataagatatccacgtaaactagactaaaaaaggaacaacttgtataaatgagactttatgattaaacacttacaaaagctttaaaatgggcgtgcaaaagaatacttaaaagctgtccgagatagtgtttggtgttctttcaatgaaagatGTCAAGGAAGATGATTTCATGGGGAGTGGCTGGATATATTTATGCACAAAACATGGAAGAGGGTGAGGCTGAAGTGagggttgagtgtaggtctttcttacccaataatatttacaaaaatcagctcaagatatttttaccaaataatatccacaaaaatcagcttaagatatttttatccaataatatccacaaaaatcagctcaagatatttttacccaataatatccaataaattagcttaagatatttttatccaataatatcaacaaaaatcagctcaagatatttttatccaataatatccacaaaaatcagctcaaaatatttttatccaataatatccacaaaatctgattaagatatttttatccaataatatccacagttttgaacagacgtttcgtccaaaaat is a window from the Carya illinoinensis cultivar Pawnee chromosome 14, C.illinoinensisPawnee_v1, whole genome shotgun sequence genome containing:
- the LOC122293511 gene encoding linoleate 9S-lipoxygenase 5-like gives rise to the protein MFSSNRSHAVEEWVKGILKKGVPEALYREVIHASKKNPLKFPLPQIIAENGMAWLDDEKFGHQMLAGINPTRIQCLEVSPPQDKIGVRSSIKRSHIEHNLGDLTVVEAMNQWNQWRLFILDHHDYLMPYISRINTKGVCVYASRTLLFLRSDDTLKPIAIELSLTGSNDGNEINRVFVPSSQGTGAALWQLAKAHVATNDSVYHHLISHWLQTHAIVEPFIIATRRQLSEMHPIHRLLNPHFKDTMHINALARRILINSRGILEKILFSGEVSMELSSELYKLWRFDKQGLPADLVKRSSWKNSSKGMALEDEDPNNPTGVQLLFEDYPYGADGLEIWTAIKTWVTEFCSIFYEDDNSVETDLELQAWWWEIQYVGHGDKCHEEWWYQMTTCSTLIETLTILIWIASAIHASVNFGQYTYAGYPSNRPTLCRKFIPKEGTFEYAEFLKDPDKYYLKMLPDTFEMSIGVALKEVLSWHTSDEVYLGQRPSEWTDNEEVRQKFEKFNGTLKEIEGKIVSRNGDPKLKNRWGPAKVPFNCLYPDTSNIASKVGITGKGIPNSISI